A window of the Candidatus Gorgyraea atricola genome harbors these coding sequences:
- a CDS encoding PilZ domain-containing protein yields MRTGEFAEKREFKRLDLSLPTTLKGLSGDEKQREQEGVTLNISYNGAYVADIEIKNIKSNDTLKISISVPRDESRDFPFSRVVGKAKVIRVDKEGVALEFAEDVNRLFIAN; encoded by the coding sequence ATGAGGACAGGTGAATTTGCAGAGAAGAGGGAATTTAAAAGACTGGATCTATCTCTTCCTACGACACTCAAGGGTCTTTCCGGAGATGAGAAGCAGCGCGAGCAAGAGGGAGTTACTCTTAATATTAGTTATAATGGGGCATATGTAGCAGATATAGAGATAAAGAATATAAAGTCTAATGATACATTGAAGATCTCTATTTCAGTGCCAAGAGACGAATCAAGAGATTTCCCATTTTCCCGCGTTGTAGGAAAGGCAAAAGTGATACGCGTTGATAAGGAAGGCGTTGCACTTGAGTTTGCAGAGGATGTAAACCGTCTTTTTATTGCTAATTGA
- a CDS encoding glycoside hydrolase family 2 TIM barrel-domain containing protein, with product MNYLHKKGHLFFIACSFIVFLSVVLLSTIHYPLYAAEENLSPKDLIVRAWEAWGAKDHKSVFYYTDKCIELYSEDARAQQTSLTGFPATEAIDQYDALNAVGTSLFIQGEAYLTQGKIGEAKEIFVRAIEGYGYAQNWDPRGWFWSVKEKSEASLEKLEQKEEVKAVPEIIRPKTKITLHDQGKEFPIDYSKYGYFKGIGTNKYRYVAKDPEGLAEAAGEGVYPNTSGITWDPRYREVKEEGRLEGNHWDFVNTDDLEANFYRWTQAAEPMGVRMFYAAMALENSGLLEHAIKAYYSIVVHFPKAIGWTYFHTPWYIAQVAIDRIDYLLRHNPDLKAELHGAKIFVENGFDDDITNDKFFINPGRLSKMNFFDSIKNSLFKNRPVKTGMVVEQRGDGRVDLVKYKNGHWQLRVEGRPYIVKGVAYDPNKIGQSPDEGTLADWMQADYNNNGRIDAPYDSWVDKNFNNTQDADEETIGDFGLLKEMGANTIRIYHHASNKELLKDLYDNYGIMSIMGDLLGAYTVGSGASWYEGTDYENPEHRETMKKGVRQMVEEFKDEPYVLFWMLGNENNYGVANNAKKKPDAYYTFVNEIANMIRSIDRDHPVAVCSGDLFFLDKFAEFAPDVDIYGSNAYRGRHGFGRSFWGNMQEVCDKPIIITEYGCPSYMQGRSREHVEEKQAEYLRGNWEDILYNSAGHRGIGNSIGGVLFEWLDEWWKAYEPMLHDTTRNWSGPFPDGWNYEEWLGVAGQGDGKSSPFLRQLKKAYFVYQEMWTE from the coding sequence GTGAATTATCTTCATAAGAAAGGTCATCTTTTTTTTATAGCTTGTTCGTTCATCGTTTTTTTAAGTGTTGTTTTACTATCCACTATCCACTATCCGCTATACGCTGCAGAAGAGAATCTATCTCCCAAGGATCTAATAGTCCGCGCGTGGGAGGCATGGGGCGCAAAGGATCATAAAAGCGTCTTTTATTATACAGATAAGTGCATAGAGTTATATTCTGAAGATGCAAGAGCGCAGCAGACCTCTTTAACAGGTTTTCCTGCTACAGAGGCCATAGACCAGTATGATGCGCTCAATGCTGTTGGCACAAGTCTTTTTATACAGGGCGAGGCCTATCTTACTCAGGGAAAGATAGGTGAGGCAAAAGAGATCTTTGTCAGGGCAATAGAGGGTTATGGCTATGCGCAAAACTGGGATCCGCGCGGATGGTTTTGGAGCGTGAAAGAAAAGTCAGAGGCAAGTCTTGAAAAGTTAGAGCAGAAAGAAGAAGTCAAGGCAGTCCCTGAAATAATAAGACCAAAGACAAAGATCACCCTTCACGATCAAGGAAAAGAATTCCCTATAGATTACAGCAAATACGGGTATTTTAAAGGAATCGGTACGAATAAGTATAGATATGTGGCAAAGGACCCAGAGGGTCTTGCAGAGGCAGCAGGAGAGGGCGTGTATCCAAATACCTCAGGTATTACATGGGACCCACGCTATCGCGAGGTTAAAGAAGAAGGCAGGTTAGAAGGTAATCATTGGGATTTTGTAAATACAGATGACTTGGAGGCAAATTTTTATAGATGGACGCAGGCAGCAGAGCCAATGGGCGTGCGCATGTTTTATGCAGCTATGGCGCTTGAGAATTCAGGCCTTCTCGAGCATGCAATAAAGGCTTATTATTCTATAGTTGTACATTTTCCAAAGGCGATTGGCTGGACGTATTTTCATACACCATGGTATATAGCACAGGTGGCTATTGACAGGATAGATTATCTATTGAGGCATAATCCTGATCTAAAGGCAGAGCTGCATGGGGCAAAGATATTTGTTGAGAATGGTTTTGATGATGACATTACAAATGATAAATTTTTTATTAATCCTGGCAGACTCTCTAAAATGAATTTTTTTGATAGCATAAAGAACAGCTTGTTTAAAAATAGACCTGTGAAGACAGGTATGGTTGTGGAACAGAGGGGTGACGGAAGAGTAGATCTTGTAAAATATAAAAATGGGCATTGGCAGCTAAGGGTAGAGGGTAGACCTTATATAGTAAAAGGAGTTGCTTATGATCCCAATAAAATCGGCCAGAGTCCTGACGAGGGCACTCTCGCTGATTGGATGCAGGCAGACTATAATAATAATGGTAGGATAGATGCGCCTTATGACAGCTGGGTGGATAAAAATTTCAATAATACTCAGGACGCAGATGAAGAGACTATAGGAGATTTTGGATTACTAAAAGAAATGGGAGCCAACACTATTAGAATCTATCATCACGCCTCTAATAAAGAGCTTCTAAAGGACTTATATGATAACTATGGCATAATGTCTATCATGGGCGATTTATTAGGCGCGTATACTGTGGGTTCTGGTGCGAGTTGGTATGAAGGCACAGACTATGAAAATCCAGAACACAGAGAGACTATGAAGAAAGGCGTAAGACAAATGGTTGAAGAGTTTAAAGACGAGCCATACGTTCTTTTCTGGATGCTTGGCAATGAGAATAATTATGGTGTCGCGAACAATGCCAAGAAAAAGCCAGATGCCTATTACACGTTCGTAAATGAAATTGCAAATATGATAAGGTCAATAGATAGGGACCATCCTGTTGCCGTGTGTAGTGGGGATTTATTCTTTCTAGATAAATTTGCTGAATTTGCACCAGATGTAGACATATATGGCTCTAATGCATACAGGGGAAGACATGGTTTTGGCAGGAGTTTTTGGGGAAATATGCAGGAGGTATGCGATAAACCTATAATAATTACCGAATATGGATGTCCGAGTTATATGCAGGGAAGATCAAGAGAACATGTAGAGGAAAAACAGGCTGAATATTTAAGGGGTAACTGGGAAGATATTCTTTATAATTCAGCAGGACACAGGGGTATTGGAAATTCAATAGGCGGCGTGCTTTTCGAATGGTTGGATGAATGGTGGAAGGCGTATGAGCCTATGTTGCATGATACAACAAGAAACTGGTCAGGCCCGTTTCCAGACGGATGGAATTATGAGGAGTGGCTTGGAGTGGCTGGCCAGGGAGATGGTAAAAGCAGTCCATTCTTGAGACAGCTTAAAAAGGCATATTTTGTCTATCAGGAGATGTGGACGGAATGA
- a CDS encoding tetratricopeptide repeat protein, translated as MEIRHRLINIFIIFAMLLWSVPGYAQEQYIAESFGLYSRGIDYYHAGKLHEAKDILERAVSLDPRNNEAQGYLDLVNAELKMRARGQLDVYQSQSELKRESDLEEPDEYYYYEIEDADIEDEYEYEYEYEYYEDEPDKPRHPEDKIKAISDALNESIAPSQIIGEYKMSLGATNEDVIWKDANGDYNERNFRMINNDFPKTNTFDTRVYDSFKLAFDTNENEEGLNFHSDITVDPWSFVGKTDKFTVADNSATDRVELELKYWSGTRSTINETFYTSDYNRNFSTLEYKVTDGKIPAFIATSKDQDGNAFDTYSIPEQEVDFTFQPLRELWVDYNTDDYKFRVFPFGLENQALSSDDPLGLSNHHIYWEPSPWLDEWIPGHVNSEWNPDDFWRGQWSDDLPFFTRDSELKRLTALRGVSFEGLGLFGNTDLSATVATPKGLWQDYESVNAIPGALRTKTQLTDELMIGLTGTFRVGYDDSSKDSYNHVSAVDASYDLNPTTNIAIELAMSDSEYDRSSSYKTEKNGSAAKLAVKKDMDLGNAKLSFTHMDSSFDPGLANYTETRRDQFWGRHIHFEEPLQWSIWGSDPLTYDDIEPFRIGDGIDTGRDVVNFRLDTEDVFGERMDNLIDYRYVKDSDHKYVEGVFREENTLRINPEWTSKLLFLYHDLPKTKGGIDPVKYDSDTGEFYLNSAIQDGQDATMSTYSLGLEYEPEGWISIFGIYENTNDSTFATDNHPRDLLENFSFSTDNIEGNTYRDKLPFLYSQGYFDLPPYDRFNIYRAGISLKPSENLGVDFDYTRNDFKFAQSIDNNMNHFGTTLKYKFNNKLTGFLKYTYSKAYDLYKLSTSGDLKYEDHHNIFMELNYNVTEYGLLTIQFGEGSVLSPVYGATTTPFGDSYLTLDTQHIVRIYYNGRF; from the coding sequence ATGGAGATAAGACATCGTTTAATTAATATTTTTATAATATTCGCGATGTTACTTTGGAGTGTGCCGGGGTATGCCCAGGAGCAGTATATTGCTGAGAGTTTTGGATTATATAGCAGGGGCATAGATTATTATCACGCCGGAAAACTGCACGAGGCAAAGGATATTCTTGAGAGGGCTGTTAGCCTTGACCCAAGGAATAACGAGGCGCAGGGTTATCTGGACCTGGTCAATGCAGAGCTTAAGATGCGCGCAAGAGGCCAGTTGGATGTTTACCAGAGCCAGAGCGAACTTAAGAGAGAGTCGGATCTTGAAGAACCTGATGAATATTACTATTATGAGATAGAAGATGCTGACATAGAAGATGAATACGAATATGAATATGAGTACGAGTATTATGAGGATGAACCAGATAAACCCAGGCATCCTGAGGATAAAATAAAGGCCATTAGTGATGCGCTTAATGAGAGCATAGCGCCTTCCCAGATAATCGGGGAATATAAGATGTCGCTTGGCGCGACAAACGAGGATGTTATCTGGAAAGACGCGAATGGCGACTATAACGAACGCAACTTCAGGATGATAAACAATGATTTCCCAAAGACAAATACATTTGACACAAGGGTATATGATAGTTTTAAGCTGGCATTTGATACGAATGAGAATGAAGAAGGCCTGAATTTCCACTCAGATATAACTGTGGACCCGTGGAGTTTTGTTGGCAAGACAGATAAGTTTACGGTGGCAGATAATTCAGCAACAGACAGGGTTGAATTAGAGTTGAAATACTGGTCAGGAACGCGGAGTACGATCAATGAGACTTTTTACACATCGGATTATAATCGCAACTTTTCCACTTTAGAATATAAGGTTACGGATGGCAAGATACCAGCCTTCATAGCTACAAGCAAGGATCAAGATGGAAACGCGTTTGACACTTATTCCATACCTGAACAAGAAGTAGATTTTACATTTCAGCCTCTCAGGGAACTATGGGTAGATTACAATACCGATGATTATAAATTCAGGGTCTTTCCGTTCGGTCTGGAAAACCAGGCCCTTTCTTCGGACGATCCATTGGGTCTTTCTAATCATCATATATACTGGGAACCCAGTCCATGGCTTGATGAGTGGATACCAGGACATGTAAACAGCGAATGGAACCCGGATGATTTTTGGCGAGGCCAGTGGTCAGATGACCTGCCGTTTTTTACAAGGGACAGTGAGTTAAAGAGGCTTACTGCATTAAGAGGTGTTTCTTTTGAGGGGCTAGGCCTTTTTGGCAATACTGACCTTTCAGCGACTGTGGCTACACCTAAGGGATTATGGCAGGATTATGAAAGTGTAAACGCTATACCAGGTGCATTAAGGACCAAAACACAGCTGACAGATGAATTGATGATAGGCCTTACAGGCACATTCAGGGTAGGTTACGACGATAGCTCTAAGGATTCTTATAATCATGTGTCTGCGGTTGACGCGAGCTATGATTTAAATCCTACTACAAATATAGCCATTGAACTTGCAATGAGTGATAGTGAATATGATCGCTCATCTTCATATAAGACTGAAAAGAATGGCAGCGCTGCGAAGCTCGCTGTAAAAAAAGACATGGATCTTGGAAACGCAAAATTGAGCTTCACGCATATGGACTCATCATTTGATCCAGGCCTCGCGAATTATACAGAAACGAGAAGAGACCAGTTCTGGGGCAGGCACATACACTTTGAAGAGCCTCTCCAGTGGAGTATATGGGGTTCTGATCCATTGACATATGACGATATCGAACCCTTTAGAATAGGCGATGGCATTGATACAGGCAGGGATGTAGTTAATTTCAGGCTTGATACTGAAGATGTCTTTGGCGAGAGAATGGATAATCTTATAGATTATAGGTATGTAAAAGATTCTGATCATAAGTATGTCGAAGGAGTCTTTAGGGAAGAGAATACACTGCGAATTAATCCTGAGTGGACATCAAAGCTTCTGTTTCTCTATCATGATCTGCCTAAGACCAAGGGCGGCATAGATCCCGTAAAATATGATTCAGATACAGGGGAGTTTTATCTTAATTCAGCTATCCAGGACGGGCAGGACGCGACTATGTCGACCTATTCCTTGGGACTTGAATACGAGCCTGAGGGATGGATAAGTATTTTCGGTATATATGAAAACACAAATGACTCTACCTTTGCCACAGATAATCATCCAAGGGACCTTTTGGAAAATTTTAGCTTTTCTACAGATAATATAGAGGGCAATACTTACAGGGACAAATTACCATTTTTATATTCTCAAGGATATTTTGACCTGCCGCCATATGACCGTTTTAATATCTATAGGGCCGGCATTTCTTTAAAGCCTTCTGAAAATCTAGGTGTAGATTTTGACTACACCAGGAATGACTTTAAGTTTGCGCAGAGCATAGACAATAACATGAATCACTTTGGTACAACATTAAAATATAAGTTTAATAATAAACTCACTGGATTTTTAAAATATACATATTCAAAGGCTTATGATCTGTACAAACTAAGTACAAGCGGAGACTTAAAATACGAAGACCACCATAATATCTTTATGGAGCTCAATTACAATGTAACTGAGTATGGTCTTCTGACTATACAGTTTGGTGAGGGTAGTGTGCTTTCGCCTGTCTACGGAGCTACTACTACTCCGTTCGGGGATTCTTATCTCACGCTCGATACGCAACACATAGTGCGTATTTATTATAACGGACGTTTTTAA
- a CDS encoding ROK family transcriptional regulator: protein MPITKNRVFASHSLSDHEKKNFSILELVRRNGPITRADISKTTDLNIVTVSNYINTYISEGLVVEGGMEASSGGRKPTLVKLRENHGYAIGLDLGHVGEVGSHMTGIVTDLSGRIIARVDKARERDTMDKIIDKSLNLISELMSKKGVNKDKIKGVGIAVGGVIDENLGTVRDSSKNGIRTSYVAIKRLIEQKFGIPSFLGNDATFAAFGEKMHALPMDVEDVIYMYSDVGSGIIMKGGIYCGASGSAGEIRINYPRNGEYLRLSKNLSFLLPLGLDLGLVSQAKKLIKQEGVKSAISGFANKDLDKITVDTIIDCAKSGDTLAIELLEDAAVNLGVRVAYLTNLFNPEIVIIGGGVERSGSLFLEPLRRTVRKWAFEEPANIVKIIPAHLGKDSVALGAASVVIKDVFVKA, encoded by the coding sequence ATGCCTATTACGAAGAATCGGGTTTTTGCATCGCATTCTCTTTCAGACCACGAGAAGAAGAATTTTTCAATTTTAGAGCTAGTTCGCAGAAATGGGCCTATTACAAGAGCAGATATCTCAAAGACAACAGATCTTAATATAGTGACAGTATCGAACTACATAAATACTTACATCAGCGAGGGATTAGTTGTCGAAGGCGGCATGGAGGCATCTTCAGGCGGCAGGAAGCCGACTCTTGTTAAGCTAAGAGAAAACCACGGTTATGCCATAGGCCTTGATCTTGGCCATGTGGGCGAGGTAGGTTCACACATGACAGGGATAGTAACGGATCTTTCTGGCAGGATAATCGCAAGGGTGGATAAGGCAAGGGAAAGAGATACCATGGATAAGATCATAGATAAATCCCTTAACCTCATATCAGAGCTGATGAGTAAAAAGGGAGTTAATAAAGATAAGATCAAGGGCGTTGGTATAGCTGTTGGCGGTGTCATAGATGAGAATCTTGGTACAGTAAGGGACTCTTCAAAGAATGGCATACGTACGAGCTATGTCGCTATAAAGCGCCTTATTGAACAGAAGTTTGGCATACCGTCTTTTCTCGGAAACGATGCTACATTTGCCGCGTTCGGCGAAAAGATGCACGCACTTCCCATGGATGTCGAAGATGTGATCTACATGTATTCTGATGTGGGAAGCGGGATCATTATGAAGGGCGGTATCTATTGCGGGGCTAGTGGTTCAGCAGGAGAGATACGCATTAACTATCCCAGGAACGGCGAATACCTAAGGCTTTCAAAGAATCTTTCATTCTTGCTGCCACTTGGCCTGGATCTGGGACTCGTAAGCCAGGCAAAGAAACTCATAAAACAGGAAGGTGTTAAGTCTGCTATATCAGGCTTTGCCAATAAAGACCTGGATAAGATAACAGTGGATACTATAATAGACTGCGCAAAATCAGGCGATACGCTTGCAATAGAACTGTTGGAAGACGCAGCTGTTAATCTGGGTGTCAGGGTGGCCTATCTTACGAATCTATTTAATCCTGAGATAGTGATAATAGGAGGGGGCGTTGAGCGTTCAGGCAGCCTTTTCTTAGAGCCGTTACGAAGGACTGTTAGAAAGTGGGCCTTTGAAGAACCTGCAAACATCGTAAAGATAATACCTGCGCATTTGGGCAAGGACTCTGTAGCTTTGGGTGCTGCCAGCGTAGTTATAAAAGACGTGTTCGTAAAGGCGTAA
- a CDS encoding TonB family protein: MRVKRIITLYLFVLAAVTLFYPTVSFAYPQASEPITQYIIDLSNDIQRSIQDPGESILQDSKGDLKLKLLLSPWGELEDVYVSESSGSAQLDNMCLKAVWMYDRFPPFPEELGDEARWVDVPIIFEVLTAATPEVASTATSGVAGLGGVADAVDIALENRMAMKIAQEEIALSRLKIREARRALFPAASLSYLETIGRTTALAEDFTDKEYKVKFEYPLYYGWRLRYAVDQAVSHMKASREGYNKTRQDLQLEVETAFYSYLATASNVQIQKGLLEKAEEIFDMAEKRFDRELITNVQFLEVSSQLKQVTYQVISSENDLAMAKLALTQAMHVEDLEGLVDVRSEWESVLEQSVQDIDISLEECLELAFRHRPDLKSKSHIVDFTDYEYKIAQSKNQLKVDLTGSYGKSGGAYESETLNMSNDWYFGFRASKPFGGNTLSTAYTKEETSEKHGQTTRTESLSNSVEFGILDNLQSFSEKKSASIGLKRAKQELEKMKEGIVKEVKELYLNYRKVVVQTRSNLNKIKHKEEELKIAKARAGLNEIPLSELMRAYTNLTDEKSYYIETFGSLYQSLAKLNKATGYVLFLDSESFELANLK, translated from the coding sequence ATGCGCGTTAAGCGTATCATTACATTATATCTTTTTGTTTTAGCAGCAGTTACGCTATTTTATCCTACCGTATCATTTGCCTATCCACAGGCAAGCGAACCCATTACTCAATATATAATAGATCTATCCAATGATATCCAGCGCTCTATCCAGGATCCAGGGGAGTCTATATTGCAGGACTCCAAGGGAGACTTAAAGTTAAAGCTTCTTCTTTCTCCGTGGGGAGAGCTAGAGGATGTGTATGTCTCTGAGTCATCAGGCAGCGCGCAGCTTGATAACATGTGCCTAAAGGCTGTGTGGATGTATGATAGATTTCCGCCATTTCCAGAAGAGCTTGGAGATGAAGCTCGCTGGGTAGATGTGCCGATAATATTTGAGGTTTTGACCGCCGCAACCCCGGAGGTTGCCAGCACGGCAACCTCCGGGGTTGCGGGGTTGGGTGGTGTGGCAGACGCAGTGGATATTGCATTAGAGAATCGCATGGCTATGAAGATAGCACAAGAAGAAATAGCGCTTTCAAGGCTCAAGATAAGAGAGGCAAGAAGGGCTCTTTTTCCAGCAGCAAGCCTTAGTTATTTAGAGACTATTGGCAGGACTACTGCCTTGGCCGAGGATTTTACAGATAAGGAATATAAGGTTAAGTTTGAGTACCCGCTCTATTATGGGTGGCGGCTCAGGTATGCAGTAGACCAGGCAGTCAGTCACATGAAGGCATCAAGAGAAGGATATAATAAAACAAGACAAGATCTTCAGCTGGAGGTGGAGACAGCATTTTACTCTTACTTGGCAACCGCCTCTAATGTACAGATACAAAAAGGACTTTTAGAAAAAGCAGAAGAGATCTTTGATATGGCAGAGAAAAGGTTTGACCGTGAGTTGATCACAAATGTCCAGTTCTTGGAGGTAAGCTCGCAGTTAAAACAGGTTACATATCAGGTCATTTCGAGTGAGAATGACCTGGCCATGGCAAAACTTGCACTTACACAGGCAATGCACGTAGAGGATTTAGAGGGATTAGTAGATGTGAGGAGCGAATGGGAATCTGTGTTAGAGCAGTCAGTGCAGGATATAGATATTAGCTTAGAAGAATGCCTGGAATTGGCCTTTAGACATAGGCCTGATTTGAAATCAAAGAGTCATATTGTAGATTTTACAGACTATGAGTATAAGATAGCACAATCCAAGAATCAGCTTAAGGTAGATCTAACAGGTTCGTACGGTAAGTCTGGGGGCGCCTATGAATCTGAGACCTTAAACATGTCGAATGACTGGTATTTTGGTTTTAGGGCCTCAAAGCCTTTTGGAGGCAATACACTTTCGACTGCCTATACAAAGGAGGAGACCAGCGAAAAACACGGCCAGACAACACGTACAGAATCTCTTAGTAACTCTGTGGAATTTGGCATACTTGACAACCTGCAGAGTTTTTCAGAAAAGAAGTCCGCAAGTATAGGTCTAAAAAGGGCAAAGCAGGAATTGGAAAAGATGAAAGAGGGCATTGTTAAAGAGGTAAAGGAATTATATTTGAATTACAGAAAAGTCGTAGTTCAAACAAGATCCAATCTCAACAAAATCAAACATAAAGAAGAAGAGCTAAAGATAGCAAAGGCGCGCGCGGGACTGAATGAAATACCCCTGTCAGAGCTTATGCGCGCATATACGAATCTGACAGATGAGAAGTCTTATTATATTGAGACATTTGGAAGCCTGTATCAGTCTTTGGCAAAGTTAAATAAGGCCACTGGTTATGTCTTGTTTCTGGATAGTGAGAGTTTTGAGCTGGCGAATTTAAAATAA
- a CDS encoding efflux RND transporter periplasmic adaptor subunit translates to MKKKYKKLLIGFILLWVVGFAVVWGVTLLKKGSAKKEKAPEMLEMAEQGQQPPAQKKEAVPVRCYRTALMYFKDDLPVMGTVRGAQEITCKFEINGVVDAINYREGDIIYKDDLIATLNKKDVQLKIDYAKSKLESARIQHLAAQKKLDIHKSLYEIGGIIKAKLEEVELEVKSAELQVESAEVELKSAESEFEKTNLHAPRDGVLGSKDVEVGEFVTSNDKIATLYNTMQVFVELGIVEKDIEKLALEQDTAVTVDAYRGVDFKGIIDNIVPIIEGKSRTLTVRVVIENEDAMLLPGMFARALITIAEFEDAIVVPSMSINKTEDEGYNAFIVNEDAGTVEMRPVEVAYVTTDYTVIASGIAEGELVVSDTPQELKDGMDVDVIEVQEPEVQEPGVEE, encoded by the coding sequence ATGAAGAAAAAATATAAGAAGTTACTGATAGGATTTATTCTTTTATGGGTAGTGGGATTTGCTGTTGTGTGGGGGGTGACATTGCTCAAGAAGGGCTCTGCCAAAAAGGAAAAGGCCCCGGAAATGCTTGAGATGGCTGAGCAGGGACAACAACCGCCAGCGCAGAAAAAAGAGGCAGTGCCAGTGCGATGCTATAGGACAGCCTTAATGTATTTTAAGGATGACTTACCTGTGATGGGAACTGTAAGAGGAGCACAGGAAATAACTTGTAAATTCGAGATAAATGGGGTAGTAGATGCTATCAATTATAGAGAAGGAGATATTATTTATAAGGATGATTTAATAGCTACCCTGAATAAAAAAGATGTGCAGCTAAAGATAGATTATGCCAAAAGTAAGTTAGAATCTGCCAGGATACAACACTTGGCAGCTCAGAAAAAGCTCGACATTCATAAGAGTCTATATGAGATAGGCGGGATTATAAAGGCAAAATTAGAAGAGGTGGAGTTAGAAGTAAAGAGCGCAGAACTGCAGGTGGAATCAGCTGAAGTAGAGCTTAAATCAGCAGAATCAGAGTTTGAAAAGACAAACTTGCATGCTCCCAGAGACGGGGTCTTGGGTTCCAAGGATGTTGAAGTGGGGGAATTTGTTACGTCTAACGATAAGATCGCTACATTGTATAATACCATGCAGGTCTTTGTGGAATTAGGCATAGTAGAAAAGGATATAGAAAAGCTTGCGCTCGAGCAGGATACAGCAGTCACAGTAGATGCGTATCGTGGCGTCGATTTTAAAGGTATCATTGATAACATAGTCCCTATTATCGAGGGGAAATCCAGGACGCTTACTGTAAGAGTAGTAATAGAAAATGAAGACGCAATGCTTTTGCCAGGCATGTTTGCAAGGGCCTTGATTACTATAGCTGAATTTGAAGATGCAATAGTGGTCCCCAGCATGAGCATAAACAAGACAGAGGACGAAGGTTATAATGCCTTTATTGTAAATGAGGACGCAGGCACTGTTGAAATGAGGCCTGTAGAGGTCGCATATGTTACTACTGATTACACTGTGATCGCTTCTGGCATCGCAGAAGGAGAGTTGGTTGTTTCTGATACACCGCAGGAGCTCAAAGACGGAATGGATGTTGACGTTATAGAAGTGCAGGAACCAGAAGTGCAGGAGCCAGGTGTTGAAGAATGA